The Leptospira sp. WS39.C2 genome contains a region encoding:
- a CDS encoding glycoside hydrolase family 3 protein — MNQVLLRTSFSLFLLFGFFGTSYCFGFYLTELTANERKLWLDEKAWSITNKMTDEELVGQTIHIAIPSRTVDQIALDEIKQTKPGGIILFGKNLGKKEEIISLTENLQLAAKDNGLQPFFISTDQEGGRVFRVQDGITHYPGAMAVGQTGKKEWGEIVGFVTSYELKSLGLNFLFAPVLDINNNPLNPVINTRSFGSDVNRVSEVAVAYEKGARAGGCLPVIKHFPGHGDTTVDSHLGLPIINKSLQDLEKLELVPFKQSIQGGAEAVMSAHIVYPKIDPNFPATLSKTILTDVLRKSLQFDGIIITDAMEMHAISKNYEKDRPGVLTILAGANIVLLTSWGETAKKFKAQLMDAYKKGEFRFLDKEGKEHDLLKEAVHKQIRKKLELGIYDKNSIQPNVYEENQKQKEFLVAWEKERNERYAKLSQSQNFAKEINEDSIRAYPKSVKTADIFPEKTISFVKNLKLKEVLKTKKIQSVALKSFPSYAKQKAFSTFLFDSTSEPEIRAVIGFAKKFPNKRFLIMHGGTPFIQLPELPNVEYLLSFSLTVGSWEAMGEKLSSGKEIPKVDLILLSKEAKTPSKGAFPESL, encoded by the coding sequence ATGAACCAAGTTCTTTTACGTACCTCCTTTTCCCTTTTCCTACTCTTTGGATTTTTTGGAACTTCCTATTGTTTTGGATTTTATCTCACAGAACTCACGGCCAACGAACGAAAACTTTGGTTGGATGAAAAAGCTTGGTCTATCACAAATAAGATGACAGACGAAGAACTTGTAGGACAAACGATCCACATCGCAATCCCTTCAAGAACTGTTGACCAAATTGCACTCGATGAAATCAAACAAACGAAACCAGGTGGGATCATTCTCTTTGGAAAAAACTTAGGAAAAAAAGAAGAGATCATTTCACTCACAGAAAACTTACAACTCGCAGCAAAAGACAATGGCCTCCAACCATTTTTTATTTCAACAGACCAAGAAGGCGGACGAGTTTTTCGCGTACAAGATGGGATCACTCATTACCCTGGTGCAATGGCGGTAGGCCAAACAGGAAAAAAAGAATGGGGAGAAATCGTTGGTTTTGTTACTTCTTATGAACTAAAGAGTTTAGGTTTGAACTTTTTGTTTGCACCAGTACTTGACATCAATAACAATCCACTAAACCCAGTCATTAACACGCGTTCGTTTGGCTCCGATGTAAACCGTGTTTCGGAAGTAGCAGTTGCGTATGAAAAAGGTGCGAGGGCAGGTGGTTGTTTGCCTGTGATCAAACACTTCCCGGGACATGGAGACACAACGGTTGATAGCCATTTAGGCCTTCCCATCATTAACAAAAGTTTACAAGACTTGGAAAAACTGGAACTTGTTCCATTCAAACAATCCATCCAAGGCGGCGCAGAAGCAGTAATGTCTGCCCATATTGTATATCCAAAAATTGACCCCAATTTCCCGGCGACTTTATCCAAAACGATCCTAACAGATGTATTACGAAAGTCACTTCAGTTTGATGGAATCATCATCACGGATGCGATGGAGATGCATGCCATTTCTAAAAATTATGAAAAAGATAGGCCAGGAGTTCTTACCATTCTTGCCGGTGCCAATATTGTCCTTCTCACAAGTTGGGGGGAAACTGCAAAAAAATTCAAAGCCCAACTGATGGATGCATACAAAAAAGGAGAATTTCGTTTTTTAGACAAAGAAGGTAAAGAACATGATCTCTTAAAAGAGGCTGTCCATAAACAAATTCGTAAAAAATTGGAACTGGGAATCTATGATAAAAATTCCATCCAACCAAATGTTTATGAAGAAAATCAAAAACAAAAAGAATTTCTTGTAGCTTGGGAAAAGGAAAGAAACGAACGTTATGCGAAACTAAGCCAATCACAAAACTTCGCAAAAGAAATCAATGAAGACTCTATTCGAGCATATCCAAAATCAGTCAAAACCGCAGATATATTTCCGGAAAAAACAATTTCCTTTGTGAAAAATCTTAAACTCAAAGAAGTTTTAAAAACAAAAAAAATCCAATCTGTGGCGTTAAAATCATTCCCAAGTTATGCAAAACAAAAAGCCTTTTCTACTTTTTTGTTTGATTCAACTTCGGAACCTGAAATTCGTGCTGTTATAGGTTTTGCTAAAAAATTTCCAAACAAACGATTCCTCATCATGCACGGAGGAACACCTTTCATCCAATTGCCAGAACTTCCAAATGTTGAGTATCTTCTTTCGTTTTCCTTGACGGTTGGTTCTTGGGAAGCAATGGGAGAGAAACTTTCTTCAGGGAAAGAAATTCCTAAGGTGGATTTGATTTTGTTATCAAAAGAAGCAAAAACACCTTCCAAAGGTGCCTTCCCCGAAAGTTTATAA